The genomic interval GCTTAAAGGAAAGAAACATGATCTGTAAGTAAGCATAGAAGGAGGATATGGAAATTTCAAACTTCTCTTTCAATTCTGTATAGAGTACATGTAAATAGTCTGTTTTCATTAGGATGGAGGAGATGGAGAAAAAGTGTTAGGGACCTCTCCAAGGTTTATACATTGATTGGGATAGATTGTTTGGGAGTAAAGGTGTTTGTATAAATGAGGTCAGTAGTGAACCGGCCTATGTAAGGTTATGTTTAGCTTTGCATTGCCTTTAGATGTTTCTTGTAAACAACATTGCaggaagtaaatatttttttatcagaaaaggGAGGAACCTCATAGCACGGTATTGGGATGGATCAGGGCAATCCAATTTTCTTCCACCTCCCTCCATATGCTGGGGGCTTGAGGGGAGGACCAGGATTGCAGGCACCTGAGATGTACGGCAAGGTGATATTTGCCTAGGTCTGGTGCACTTATACCGCCTTTTTCCTTGGGAGAGCACACCACCCTTCTTGCCAGTCTCTGGCATTTATATGCCTAGATGAAGTTGAGGAAATCTCTTTATAATGTTTTGATTGTTCTTCTGGGGACCATCACTGGCAAAGTGGGGAAGAGGTAAAGCAGCTTCAGAAAAAGTACCATTTGGAGGGAACAAATAGAACaagaaagtagggtttttttaggcaaataatttCAGTTGTATTTATAATAGAATTAAGtagtatatttaaacaaatttaagcAGTTTTGGTATGACCTAAGTCTTGGTCATTATCAAATTTGGCCCTATAAGGGCACCAGACATTCAACTTCCAACCAGAATCTACAAATTCTTGGGAATTATGTTGTAAACGAAAGTAGATTAACTGACGCGTTTTGACCaatctgggcttcttcaggggtgttgtaTGTATAACAATAATGTACAGAAGTTCATTTGCAGTATCTATAtgtataacaaatacattcagtAAGTACAAATAATGATAGTATTGGTGAGTACATAGTTAAGTAGTATATAAGTAATATGTCATAAGATgaacaacacaaacatttgttAAGGGCATAGTAACTAAGAATTtagtttatataaatgtttatacatataGCAGTGATGTATGCATCAAATAATATTCTATACAaagaattgtatataaaaaataactggtAATAGTAAGTGTCAGCCCAATAAAAGAGTCCTAGTAAATCTTCATAATAATCGTGGATTGTGTGTAGTTTTTAGAGCCTTTTATCATCCCTAGTTGGGGTAGTATTGTGGTATAGTTTCAGTAGTTAGTGAGTCCTAAACTATACCATATTGAATTGCTAGTGTAGTAATCTAAAGGGTTAAACTTTGGGTTTTACTATTATAAAGTATTGTGGcataaagaggggggggggggacagagtAAGACCCAGGTCTTAGGTCATACCAAACTGCTTGAATTTGTTTAAATGTACTACATGATTCTATTATGAATACAACTAGAAGGGGTGATAAATGTAAAGGGAGTGCTTCTGTCTTGTTGGGGTTAATCTTATACCCAGACACATAACTGTAGCTGGTCAATTCTTTCCATATATTTGGAAGGGAAATTAATGGATCAGTTAGGGTGAGCGGCACATTTTCTGCATATTATGAGATGGtataatttttatgatttatggCAATTTGCTTTATATTTGGGTTAGAGCTGATATGAACCGCAAGGAGTTCAATgaagaaggcaaaatataagggAGACGGGTCAGCCCTGGCAGGTACGATTAAAGATTGGGAAGGAAGAAGAAACTACATGTGGGAGTTTGACAGATGCATATGGGGAAGTATATTAGGACAAACCAGCCCTCAGGAATGGAGCAGCCACCAAAAAGCGACTTAAGGTAGCAGGCAGACAAGGCTAGCTAAGGTGGTAAAAGGTCTTTTCAGCATCAAAGCTCAGTACCACTGAGGCTGCACTCCTCTTGGTTAATATGTCAGTTAGGTTAATTACTCTGCAAGAATTATTGCTTGAGTGACATAGCAGTATTAACCCTGTTTGGTTCATGTAGATCTCAAACTGTCTTTActacagcagtaaagacagaatgggatgggcttcacttttttttttttttttttttaaagttccagaTTGTAGACACGCAAACAATGCTAATGAGATGAGACTTTATAGCAAAGTCAGGGCAAGCTAATGTTGGCAACAGAGAAGCAGACAGATCTGACAAGGTACTATGAAAGGCAGAAGGTGAGGTTGGGCAATGATGATCCAGCAATCTTTTTGGACAAGATGGGAAGTGCACGTCCAATGAGCTACCAAATGACAAGGCAGAGAACAAGGTCATCTAGCAATGTAAAAGTTAGACAGTGTCGAAAATAACTGGTAAAATGATCCTTTAACATGAAGGACAGAGATTTGCAGTCCTAAATGAACAGATAAACTTCTAACACTTGTGTTTGTTAACTGTTTCACAGCCAATCTCCCTCCAGTGGTGGCTGGCATTATTGCAGGTTGTTGTTAACTTTCACAGCCAGTGGTGGCTGGTGGTATTGCAGGTTGTGGTTAACTGTTTCACAGCCAATTTCCCTCCAGTGGTGGCTGCGGGGCATTGCAGGTTGTGATTAATTAGTTCACAGccttttttacacattattattattatttttaatattacacatatgGTGGCTGGGAATATTTCAGGTTGTGATAAATTATTCCACAGACAGATCTATTTTTCAAAGACTTGAAGCACAGCTGCCCTAAAGGACCAGCATGACAGATCcaatatataaaactattgtCATAATTGAAGTAAAAGACATTGGCTGAAAATTTCACCAGGGTTTTCCTTATCTTTGTATGAACTTGCAGAACACTAATTCCTAAAGCATAACACATAGGTCCTCATAAATAGGTCAATTTATCTACAGTACTGCACCTTGTTAGGGATTCATGGTGATATATTACAATGGTTTTGAAAACTGTTTCAAATGCTGTTCTgcttattgtgtaataaaaatatccaagtgtaatattttacctttataagTTTGTCCATAAATCATTTGTTAATTACATACACAAAAAGTCCCTTGGCTTCTACAATGACATTTGCTCAACAAATCTGCTTTCATTGTACACCTACACAGGTAAAATATAAAGTTCAGCCTGGAGGCAGACACCCTTAGATGTTTGACATTATGGCTAAGTCATGCCCAGTGAAATTTTATTGATACTGCCTTAGTGGGCAGTAAGGCCACTCTCATTGGCCAGGAGGTGGCATTTAGTACATCACCAGGAACATTTTGATGAACATCCCGCAACAATCAAGAGGGTGAAGAACTTGTCTGGCCAGCTGGTTTAGAAGCAAATGAACCAGCAAGCTTGGAAAATATTTGTGGATCAATCAGCTTTGATTGTAATACTGTTGGGATGTTTCTCTTTCCATTTTGTGTGGCCCCCTAGGGTAATCCCATAACCGGTATTCAAGGGAAGAGGGCACTCCTCTTTAACCACCCAATCTGAAGAAAGGTTTGCTCCTTTCtagttttaaagaaattaaaagagGATCAAATTTCATCCCATGGTGCTGTTTCTGCATACTTCTGCATGCAAAGAAATTAACTTGACAAAACTTAAAGAACtgataatgacctgcctgatctttTAGTGAGGTGTTCACAGGAGCCGTTGGGGCAGTATAGGGATAGCTGAGTATATATAAGGAGAATTTTGCTGTGCTATACAAAGCAATACcatgtaacattttgtattgtagTGAGGTGCACCCCCATGTTTATCCACCAAGGCCTCCTCCCCAAATTTAGTCCCTCACATTGGACTTTGGGGTTTGTTGATATCTTTGTAGAAGTATCTACAAAAGAATCATTGAGAGATTCAGCCAGCTATAGAAATACCAAAGAGATTCTCTGTACTAATTCCACATTACCAAATATCTGGCATTTATCAGTGAAAGTACcaagataatatttatttttctttgtaacaaAAATTCATGATTGACAATAGGCTTATTggaattaattaatttataaatataaatactatcatttttttttttaccaatttttgtttttgatataggTTGaacaataaaagttgtttttggtttatacttTAGAGTCTtataaaaagaatactttttattacaaaactccCTATTTTCAAAAAAGGGTATTCTTTACAACCTGATAGGGTTTTGTATATTGGTTTTCTGCATGATCAACAAGGATTTACATGAACAACGTGATTGACCATGGATTACTTATACAGACAAGTTTGTTGTTAAATActtataattatgttttgtatttttattttaatgaaatacttTTTCAACGTGTGTACTTTTGCTATTGTTTGTTAACTCCTACTGGAAATGGATAACATGTACAAATTTGCCATATACTTATTTCCCTAAGAGAGAGGGCAGATATCTAGTCCTCATTAATGGGTTCTTTCAAATTCTATGATAGCCTCCCTCACAAACCCTCTCATACTTTTAGGGGTAAACGGTGTGGAAAACACCTTGTTCATCAACATTGGGACCAAGATGTTGAGGGAGGAAAGACATGGAACCTGGTATAGTACAGGAAATATCTCTCTGCCCCCCTCCTTTTTTGGGGTCATCATCATAAAGCAGTGACCAAGCCCTTCATTACTTGAATCTGGAATGATTTATCTCTGgcataaaaaagttttactggtTTAGGACCAAAGTGCTAATCCTTTTGTAAGTCCAGGGCAGCTTTTGCCTTTCTTGAAGATAATGTTGTCATGCCCATTGTAGTTGCATGTGTCCAAGAAATGACATAAATTACATTAgcctcaaaaaatgtttttgattgaaGTTTTAGGTTTTGGCTCAAAAAGttgaaatggaaaataattgtTAAACCTATGGTCTTTATAAAAACCCACCTTTTTACCATAGATTTTAACCAAAGGCAGGTTTAGAAGTCCAAAAGCCCAATGCAAGTATAAAACCTAAAGGCCCACAACATTTTTTGTGggattaaagtgtatgtacagcaatgggcctgatttatcaaagctctccaagaccattgaaaatagactatcatgggagaaccagggtgactATTTCACCAGATCCTGCACTTAGTTCATCACATAGTCCTGACCCCttcactatgtatgttacatacacctaatTCCAGCACTATGTACATTATATAATCCTCACCTGCACCCATATTCACATATTTCACCCAATAGAGAGTAAGCTCAGGCTTTTTATTCATAGTCATTTAAGCCCCTCAAACTGTTAGCACAATTTGCTCACAGCCACTATTTGCTATGGTGAACTAAATGGACTCTATCATTACTCCCCTTAGTATGCCCAAAACTTTTGCAAACCTAACAGCCCTAAGGAGGATAGGGGTGGTAACACCATGAGTTCCTGTGTCAAGCAATCCAAATTCTTCAGGGTTCAGGCTTGTTggttacttttaataaaacagcttttcatattttttggtctTAAATGTAACAGTCATATACAACTTGGATGATCTGGCTTTACGCTTATCCTAGTCATTATGCCAGCTTAGAATATTTTAAACGTCTGTCTATATCTTGAAATTGGGTAAAGCTACTTTATATTTGGTAGGGAAGTAGGATCAACTGTGCATTACTAAGTTCCTGCAAGCAGCAGGTTGGGTCAACTTTACAAAAGGTGCAGTGATAAGTGTTCCCCAAGGCTCCTATAACAGCGGTGGTCCACGGATCTGGCCGGTGCCCCCGAGTGgagttaggagaaggaccccactggcggGGCGCACTGGCCatagccacggaccacgtcccccgtacaaatcccaggctcaggcaAGTGGGCAAGGtggtgtccctggacacaacccacccactctcccattgccggcttagatctgcgatgggggagtgggcggggttctggcatcatgatgtcattatagaggaagtttattcccctttgagtgggaCGCGCAGTCCAGAGCCAGTAATTGTGGTGGTTTGTGGGAccgaaaagttggcgaccactgtcatATAACATAACACTAAAACAACAAGGATTGAGGTGCACAGGTCTGATTGGGGTTTTAGCTGATAGTAAGGtagttttaatgtaaatattgaaCATCAGAacaaaactgctttttttctaTATCCAGTTCACCTCACCATCACAAGGTGTGCAGTACACCATTTGCCCCTGAATAAAGCGTATATAATACAAAAGAACCAGCACTTCTGCAAATATTGATTTAAACACTAAGTAAAATAACCTCAGTTTTAAACTTAGtagtaaaaacacttttatttcacagtacaaaAGCCAAACAACTAGAAAGGCAAAGGCAGTCAAAAGGATGTAATATAGAAAAGCATATTTTCCACTTGTTTTGTCAAATATCCTGTATAGTTATTCCAGATACAATACAGTTCTTGAAGAATCAGTTTGAAAAACCTTTCCAAAGAGAATCATTTTCAATGCCCTTCGGAACCACGTATAAAAGAATGCGTAGACCATTGGATTAAATGTAGAATTTAAATATCCAACCCAAACAAATGCATCAATGACAATCGAGGGAATGATATAGTTCGTAAATGGGCTGATAGCTGTGCTAAAAAAGAAAGGCGACCAACAAATTAGGAACACCCCCATTATTGTGCCTAGGGTCTTGGCTGCTTTTCTTTCTCTGCAACGTGATATATGTTGCTTTGCTACAAAATTTGCCTGGAATTGGATCTGAATGGTGGCATCTTTTATTAATCTTGCTTGTCTCCTGGCAATTATATATATCTTTCCATATATGCAGATCATAACAAATCcaggaaaaaagaatgaaagcattGATGCAATAATTCCTGATGTTTcactaaaaaatacaaagcagCCTCCAACACAGAAGATTTCATCATAGAAAATGACTTCTGAACCCTTCATATTCAGCTCGAGGAAGATCATACCAAAAGCGAAAATAGCAGGAATAACCCAGCTTGTTAGAATCATGACAAGCACGGTAAATTTGTTAATTTTTGTCTTGTATCGCAATGGATCACATACTGCATAATACCTGTCCACAGATATAAACGAGAGGTGGAATATTGATGCTGTGCTGAGCATTATGTCTGTTCctgtatgtattttacaaaacatatccCCAAAATACCAGCAATTTTCCACCGATCTCACCATACTGTAGGGCATAACGAGGCATCCTAACAGGAAGTCCACAATGGCCATGGAGAGGATTAGGTAATTTGTTGGAGTATGAAGTTGCTTAAAATGAGCAATGGAGATGATAACAGCAAGATTTCCAGCGATTGTCGCCAAGATAGTGCTTACCATGAAAACATACATTGGAATCCTTATGCTGTTGGGCCAGCAGTTCTTTTCACATGATTTGTTAATTGTTTCAAAACAGTATTGTAACTGCATTGTAGCTTTTGAATACGTTCACCTTGACGCATGGGTTccacaaatacaaatgtttctgTCCAACAGGTTTTTGCACAAGTGGATAGAACtgcaaacaagaaaatatatagaaTTAAACTCTGATTAAACAAACTTGGCTATTATAACTTTTTAGATTATTGTTCTGCAAGGAACAATTAAAGACAATGTTAGGAAAATCTCTGGGAGATATtcttttattgctgaaaaaaatgtgtatgtctCTTctcttttgtcataaaaaaatgtccttgtaattataattgcttatGGGGCCGGGGGAGGTTTTGGCATGCCTTAGGTGCTGGGATGAAGTAATGTGCTCACTAGTTACTGGTACTTTGAAGATTATATCTGCATATTATCAAATACTGGTACTTTGAAAATTATAtctgcatattataaaaaaacttttctgttgcttttatgtgtttatgCTGGGGCTTGTATGCcagaatttttattaaaggattagaatttcttcttgtaattttaatgtctccacatttttattttttttcttactttaataaaaatagaaagttatATTTCCTAATGACTGCTGCAAAAGGATATCAGCCACTTCGACACAAAATGTGAAAGGGGCAGTAAAGCACAATTACATTCTTTAGTACAAGACATGATTAAAAGTTGCATCCTGTATTATTACATAAGTGAAAAACTTTACTTTAGTGTACATAAACCCTAGAGCTATTCCATTCAACAAGGGAAAGACTGAATATTAAATACTCTATGCATCATTATACCAGATGTCAAGCCACaatgatctcttttttttccaaacatctaatctgttaaaaaaaaggtcacataCATAGTGCACAATGCAGTATTACAGTAATGAAGTATAATGCTCTTGGTTGCCAGCTTGGCAATGGGTGCCATGCTTATGCGCAGGAATAGGGCGACAGTACTATGTTTGTGTGTACACAATTATACATAACTTAAATAAATTAACAGACACAGCATTGGACTGGCACTTCAAAGGATTGAAGCATCCTCCAGTGGGTTCCATTGCTCATTCACTGGAGGATACTTGGGTCCAGTGGGCCCCTACTGTCACTGACGGTTGTCAGGGTAAGCAGTGCAATATCCCTGTACTGCATGCACATGCACCAGTAACATCTTCAAGATGTGATGTGCACAGGGGAGGCGTAACAATGTGCATTTATGTGTTATGACTGTCAAACAAACCCATGCTTTACTGTCGCAGCCTAGGAACCCCAGTGTGGGCTTATTATCCCTGCCTAACAATACTTATGTGGGACTTTCTTTTGGGGTATTGACAACATCACTGTGAAGTCTTTGTATTGAGGCTACTGAAAACACCAAGTTGGAACTTAATTGCAGTCACAGACAATCTATGGTTTCATGGAGGCTACTGACTCCAACAAAGTTTTAATATCTGATATTGAGTCTTTACTGCACTGTCACCAATTATTGGGCTCCTCTTCAGTTATCATTATGGTATGCTTCGAAAAAGGTGTAATGTTTGGGCGCTAAGGTCCAGTCCATAACAGCCTAATAATTTTGAGTGATCTGCTTTACTATAATGCAATGGACCATTCCGAACGCACAAAAACCTTGAAGTGTCAGGGCCACATTAAAGAGCCCTCTAAATTTCAAAGTTTACCACCCATGTGAAAAAGAGCATGCTCTACCTGCtggttaaagcggacctaaactccaaatttgtactttaaataaaaaggtaaacaagctaaaaataacaaacaaaaaatacctaCATCACGAATCCccagaggcttctggctgctccttctgcgcatgcccaatctagggcatgcccagaaggagctttttcttaaatgtgggaaaaaaatgccgatctcactcatgcgcagGGAGATCGGCACTCCCTTTTTCcgcatctacgtcacccgatcctgtGCCTaggcagtgcgagatcaggttaCGTACGAGGAAGGAAGAAGGCCAGAGAAGATGGTGCTTCTTCTGTGCCAGGACAAAGAAGGATACTGGTCCAGCGCAATTGAGGGATCtgcaagattaaaggtaagtgtgatttttttatttttggtttatttcttttttaactatgtaattattattCACAGGCACTACCTCCAAATGTGACAAATAATAGGAGCAGCCCCTGGCTGAGAATTTCTTCAGTTCCTCttcacatttataacatttatgtCCTCCAAGCAGGAGCATTGCCCCATCCCTGATACCATCCCCAGGTAAACTGGGACACTACAGCATGACTGTTGTACTGCAGGTCCAGgaattatatatttcaaatacaagCCAGTTTCACATTCTAGCTTTTAATTACCCTACATAGGGTATTGTGAGGGACAATTTTGAAGAAGTGTATGAGTGATCTGAACAGCCCTCCACTCACTTATTTCATGGGATTGTTGCAGTAAAAATATCTAATGGAGCTGGTTATCCTGGATgtacttttttataaattaaaaaaaaatgtggtttggaATTTTATACTTACGAAGCAGATACCCACTGACACAAGCCTTACTTCTAATATTGTATTGAATAGCCTTAGTTACCTCTTTGTTtacacaaaatattgtatttcttcCTTTCAATATCTTTTGTATGTTCATAGGGCGTTGTCCTAACAGTAATGTTAGTTTCCTctttgttgaaaaataaataaaaagcataaaagaaaTTTGGCATATGACTACATTGGTTGCAATATCGCTGGAACATACAGGTTTAAAGATCTTCCTAAATTTGAACTACGGCCtcccattaaataaatatatatatatatatatatatatatatatatagcagcactGCCCTTACTGCTGATGCCTTCCCCATTTTAGCTGCAATGTCTGGAGGGGAGCATGTGAGATAGTAATGAAGGCGGATTTGTTTCAGTTCCATGCAAATTGAAAACAAGCACAgctaaaaatactattttatatttacatgattAATATTCTATCTCTTTTCAATCAGTTAGTTTGTTTGAATCCCCATGTTAAAGGGAACAAAGTCAGAAAATAAGACCTTTCTGAGGACTATGTTAAAACTAAAGAAGGCTGACAATCTAGGATCTGTGTCTCTGCCACTTATGTTGGTTACAGGAGGCTCACATCCATACTTATTTAGCTACTTTTCTAAGAATGTAttgaatgtatttaaacattcttAAGGAAATCACAACAATATTAACTTTTAATGGCTGTCTTGAGTTCAGTTATAAAAGTACCCAAAATGCATTAGAATTTTAGTGATTCCCTTACAATGTGATGCATTAgcaaaacatgtttaaaagaGATTATTCAATTGAAAAATGCATGCAACACAAGCTTTTCCAATGAGATTCATCTCACCTAAGGTAACCCTTAGTGATCTATATCCTCCTTTCCAAAAGCAACATGGTAAGAACCTGATCCATTGCTTGCTAGGATCagccatttttttatacaattacacctgattttaaaaattcagacaactaaaataaaaaagtttaaaaaataaataagtacatgGCAGATACATtgcaataacaaaatgtatttaagtcATACATCATGACTTTAAGTCATAGATAATATAGGATGAGAAGAATCATATATAAGATATACATGTACAGCATGCAAGCCAACTGAATGCAAATTAAAAAGTGACTAAGGGCAGACAGCATTTTTCTTGAATGATAAAGATCTAACAGTTAACATAATAGCTTAGAGAAATAAAGATTAAGCAAAGTTGTATGCCTACCTTATAAACATGAAGTTCATCCTATACATCAGTGTATTCATTTATTACCCATACAGCAGCAGGTAATCCAAAGAAACCAACATCTTCATCTGATTCTGATCTTTGACTTCTTCTGCTACTAGGATTCTCATAATATTAGCAGATGATGACGTGCACATAAAACGTGTAAGGTCTGATAAGCAGGATATAAATCTCAAATTTGGCAGAGTGACAGAGTAAACATAATGATTATGTGATTGTTTCACTACACAACTGCCAAGATCACGGAGGGATGCTATTATAGAGCTGTTAGATAGAatacaccctgaaaggcttgttTGCTGGCACACcattatctgacaatgacattttcAAATCAAACATAAGGACCACTGCGTTTTCTAATGCAGATCTCAGTGGTGTTCAAATTcctaactttgttttttttactaatttaggTTGCCAGCATGCTTGCATCATGTACTTAGTAATTACTGAATTTCTGCAATTAATCATACACAAAAGTACATTGGTTCACTTTGCGAAAAAATAGCATAAGAATCATTTTCCGTCATGAGATAGTTCAAAATAACTTTACACAGGGCCTTGACTATACATGGAAACATCTGAAAACACTTCTGTCTCTTTTCATAGTGAAAGAAGTAGTGTAATGGTTTGTTAATCCAtgaatgacaaaaacaaaaattatatttcattatattaataataaaatggctgTTAgacaaaaatatagtttaaatcaGAACAGGCAAAATTTTTACCCAACCTTTGTTTTGCCTTGGTCAGACTAACATTTACATAATCACTTCAGTAATGGTTACCAGCACCATATACTGTTAAACCTGAATTAAAAATGGatctaaaacatacaaattaagaCATCTTTGTAATAGTAATACAAAATGACTACATTTAAATGCAGGCAGTGTATATCTGCATCTGACTTAGAATCGGTCTCATGAAATTCCATGAACAGTCGGTACAGCAGATCTTAGAGAAGAGGGGTGGCAAGCAGCACAAAGAGTGCATTGCAAGGCACATTCTGATAGGAGAAGAAAGCACATCACTGTCACTTTTCACAGGATGATAAAGAAACACTGTAAGTGAAAATTAAGCAGCAAAG from Pyxicephalus adspersus chromosome 4, UCB_Pads_2.0, whole genome shotgun sequence carries:
- the TAAR1 gene encoding trace amine-associated receptor 1, with product MQLQYCFETINKSCEKNCWPNSIRIPMYVFMVSTILATIAGNLAVIISIAHFKQLHTPTNYLILSMAIVDFLLGCLVMPYSMVRSVENCWYFGDMFCKIHTGTDIMLSTASIFHLSFISVDRYYAVCDPLRYKTKINKFTVLVMILTSWVIPAIFAFGMIFLELNMKGSEVIFYDEIFCVGGCFVFFSETSGIIASMLSFFFPGFVMICIYGKIYIIARRQARLIKDATIQIQFQANFVAKQHISRCRERKAAKTLGTIMGVFLICWSPFFFSTAISPFTNYIIPSIVIDAFVWVGYLNSTFNPMVYAFFYTWFRRALKMILFGKVFQTDSSRTVLYLE